Proteins from a genomic interval of Dunckerocampus dactyliophorus isolate RoL2022-P2 chromosome 5, RoL_Ddac_1.1, whole genome shotgun sequence:
- the cnot1 gene encoding CCR4-NOT transcription complex subunit 1 isoform X3: MNLDSLSLALSQISYLVDNLTKKNYRASQQEIQHIVNRHGPEADRHLFRCLFSHVDFSGDGKSSGKDFHQTQFLIQECVSLISKPNFISTLCYAIDNPLHYQKSLKPSTHLFTQLSKVLKLSKVQEVIFGLALLNSSNTDLRGFAAQFIKQKLPDLLRSYIDADLGGNQEGGFQDIAIEVLHLLLSHLLFGQKGAIGVGQEQIDAFLKTLCRDFPQERCPVVLAPLLYPEKRDILMDRILPDSGELAKTIMESSLAEFMQEVGYSFCASLDECRNIILQYGVREVTASQVARVLGMMARTHSGLTDGIPLQSISAPGSGIWSDGKDKNDGSQAHTWNVEVFIDVVKDANPNLNFKEVTYELDHPGFIIRDSKGLHIVVYGIQRGLGMEVFPVDLIYRPWKHAEGQLSFIQHSLMSPEVFCFADYPCHTVAIDILKAPPEDDNREIATWKSLDLVESLLRLSEVGQYEQVKQLFSFPIKHCPDMLVLALLQISTSWHTLRHELISTLMPIFLGNHPNSAIILHYAWHGQVWFYNGQSPSIRQLIMRSMAEWYMRGEQYDQAKLSRILDVAQDLKSLSMLLNGTPFAFVIDLAALASRREYLKLDKWLTDKIREHGEPFIQACVTFLKRRCPSIMGGLAPDKDQPKSSQLPPETLATMLACLQSCAGSVLQELSETILTMVANCSNVMNKARQPPPGVMPKGRAPSTSSLDAISPVQMDPLTGMGSLNLGSTATSHTQSMQGFPTSLSSAFSNPQSPAKAFPPLSNANTSTPFGGIGSLSSQLPGMDSGPLGSGIGSGIGSSLGMAAVSTDPFGTRKMSTPSLNPPTFQQSKMKASDLSQVWPEANQHFSKEIDDEANSYFQRIYNHPPHPTMSVDEVLEMLQRFKDSTIKREREVFNCMLRNLFEEYRFFPQYPDKELHITACLFGGIIEKGLVTYMALGLALRYVLEALRKPYGSKMYYFGIAALDRFKNRLKDYPQYCQHLASIGHFLQFPHHLQEYIEYGQQSRDPPVKMQGSITTPGSLALAQVQAQAQQPGVPKAPQAGQTSTLVTTTTTTTTVAKTTTITRPTPSSFKKDVPPSINTTNIDTLLVATDQTERIVEPPENVQEKIAFIFNNLSQSNMTQKVEELKETVKEEFMPWVSQYLVMKRVSIEPNFHSLYSNFLDTLKNPEFVKMVLTETYRNIKVLLTSDKAAANFSDRSLLKNLGHWLGMITLAKNKPILYTDLEIKSLLLEAYVKGQQELLYVVPFVAKVLESSLRSMVFRPQNPWTMAIMNVLAELHQEHDLKLNLKFEIEVLCKNLSLDINDLKPGNLLKDKEKLKSLEEQLSAPKKEAKPPDEMLPVTTSGDFVPFAAPPSTPAATTTTCTTTGPPTPQFSYHDINVYALAGLAPHININANIPLLQAHPQLKQCVRQSVERAVQELVHPVVDRSIKIAMTTCEQIIRKDFALDSEESRMRVAAHHMMRNLTAGMAMITCREPLLVSIAANLKNSFAAALRAPTPQQREMMEEAAARVAQENCELACCFIQKTAVEKAGPEMDKRLATEFELRKHARQEGRRYCDPVVLTYQAERMPEQIRLKVGGVDPKQLAVYEEFARNVPGFLPSNDLSQPTGFLAQPMKQQAWATDDVAQIYDKCMADLEQHLHAIPPAHSMNPLTQALRSLLEAVALARNSRDGIAALGLLQKAVEGLLDATSGADNDLLLRYRQCHLLVLKALQDGRAYGPQWCNKQITRCLIECRDEYKYNVEAVELLIQNHLVNMQQYDLHLAQSMENGLHYMAVAFAMQLVKLLLVDERSVSHVTEADLFHTIETLMRTCAHSRATAPEGLPQLMDVVRSNYEAMIDRAHGGPNFMMHSGISQASEYDDPPGLREKAEYLLREWVNLYHSAAAGRDSTKAFSAFVGQMHQQGILKTDDLITRFFRLCTEMCVEISYRAQAEQQHNPAASAAIIRAKCYHNLDAFVRLIALLVKHSGEASNTVTKINLLNKVLGIVVGVLIQDHDVRQTEFQQLPYHRIFIMLLLELNAPEHVLETINFQTLTAFCNTFHILRPTKAPGFVYAWLELISHRIFIARMLAHTPQQKGWPMYAQLLIDLFKYLAPFLRNVELNKPMQILYKGTLRVLLVLLHDFPEFLCDYHYGFCDVIPPNCIQLRNLILSAFPRNMRLPDPFTPNLKVDMLSEINIAPRILTNFTSVMPSQFKKDLDSYLKTRSPVTFLSELRSNLQVSNEPGNRYNIQLINALVLYVGTQAIAHIHNKGSTPSMSTITHSAHMDIFQNLAVDLDTEGRYLFLNAIANQLRYPNSHTHYFSCTMLYLFAEANTEAIQEQITRVLLERLIVNRPHPWGLLITFIELIKNPAFKFWSHDFVHCAPEIEKLFQSVAQCCMGQKQAQQVMEGTGAS; encoded by the exons ATGAATCTTGACTCGCTCTCGCTGGCTTTGTCTCAAATCAGCTATCTGGTGGACAATTTAACAAAGAAAAACTATCGAGCCAGCCAGCAAGAAATACAGCAT ATTGTAAATCGTCACGGTCCTGAGGCAGACAGGCATCTTTTTCGCTGTCTTTTCTCACATGTGGATTTCAGTGGCGATGGTAAAAGCAGTGGCAAAGACTTTCACCAG ACACAGTTTCTGATTCAGGAGTGTGTGTCGCTGATATCAAAGCCCAATTTTATCTCTACCCTATGCTACGCCATTGACAATCCCCTGCACTACCAGAAG AGCTTGAAACCATCGACCCACTTATTCACCCAACTAAGTAAAGTTCTCAAGCTCAGCAAGGTCCAAGAG GTGATTTTTGGCCTTGCTCTGCTCAACTCCAGCAACACAGACCTCCGTGGATTTG CTGCGCAGTTCATTAAGCAGAAGCTTCCCGACCTCCTGCGGTCATATATCGACGCAGATCTCGGTGGAAACCAAGAAGGTGGCTTCCAAGACATTGCTATAGAGGTCTTGCACCTTCTGCTCTCCCATTTACTGTTTGGTCAGAAGGGAGCAATCGGGGTGGGACAAGAGCAGATTGACGCCTTCTTGAAGACACTTTGCCGAG ATTTCCCGCAGGAGCGCTGCCCTGTGGTGCTCGCACCACTGTTGTACCCTGAAAAACGGGACATTCTCATGGATAGGATCCTGCCTGACTCGGGGGAGTTAGCTAAGACCATAATGGAGAGTTCTCTTGCGGAGTTCATGCAGGAAGTGGGCTACAGTTTCTGTGCTAG TCTGGACGAGTGCAGAAACATCATCCTCCAGTATGGGGTGAGGGAGGTGACAGCCAGCCAGGTAGCCAGGGTCCTTGGCATGATGGCTCGTACCCACTCTGGACTAACTGATGGTATTCCTCTACAG TCCATCAGTGCACCGGGAAGTGGTATTTGGAGCGATGGAAAGGATAAGAACGATGGCTCACAGGCGCACACGTGGAATGTCGAGGTGTTCATCGACGTAGTCAAAGATGCC AATCCTAACTTGAACTTCAAAGAGGTGACATATGAACTGGATCACCCAGGATTCATAATCCGGGACAGCAAGGGCCTACATATAGTGGTGTACGGCATTCAGCGGGGTTTGGGCATGGAGGTCTTTCCTGTTGATCTCATATATCGGCCATGGAAACACGCAGAGGGACAG TTGTCATTCATTCAACACTCTCTAATGAGCCCCGAAGTGTTCTGCTTTGCTGACTACCCTTGCCATACAGTAGCCATTGACATCCTAAAAGCACCACCAGAGGATGACAACAGGGAGATTGCGACATG GAAAAGCCTGGACTTGGTGGAAAGCCTGCTTCGGTTATCAGAGGTTGGCCAGTATGAGCAGGTGAAGCAACTCTTCAGTTTTCCCATCAAGCACTGCCCAGATATGCTGGTTCTGGCACTGCTGCAGATCTCCACCTCCTGGCATACACTGCGCCATGAGCTCATCTCTACCCTGATGCCCATCTTTCTGGGCAACCACCCCAACTCTGCTATTATTCTGCACTATGCCTGGCATGGACAGGTTTGGttttataat GGACAGTCTCCTTCCATCCGTCAGTTAATTATGCGTTCAATGGCCGAGTGGTATATGAGAGGGGAACAGTATGACCAGGCCAAGTTGTCTCGCATCCTGGATGTGGCCCAAGACTTGAAG TCTCTATCAATGCTGCTGAATGGTACTCCATTTGCCTTTGTTATTGACCTTGCTGCACTTGCCTCTCGCCGTGAATACCTCAAACTTGATAAATGGCTGACTGACAAAATTAGAGAACATGGG GAACCTTTTATCCAAGCTTGTGTAACATTCCTAAAGAGGCGTTGCCCATCCATTATGGGGGGTCTGGCCCCTGACAAGGACCAGCCTAAAAGCTCTCAGTTGCCTCCAGAGACTTTAGCCACCATGCTGGCATGTCTTCAGTCTTGTGCTGG GAGTGTTTTGCAAGAGTTGTCAGAGACAATCCTGACCATGGTTGCCAACTGCAGCAACGTTATGAACAAAGCCCGGCAGCCACCACCCGGGGTCATGCCGAAGGGTCGGGCTCCGAGCACCAGCAGCCTGGATGCCATCTCTCCTGTTCAG ATGGACCCTCTTACTGGTATGGGCTCATTGAACCTGGGCAGCACAGCCACCTCCCACACTCAGAGCATGCAGGGTTTCCCCACCTCCCTAAGTTCAGCTTTCAGTAATCCCCAATCTCCAGCAAAGGCTTTTCCACCTCTCTCTAACGCCAATACAAGCACACCATTTGGGGGCATTGGCAGCTTGTCCTCGCAGCTTCCTGGTATGGACTCTG GTCCCTTGGGCTCGGGAATTGGCTCCGGTATTGGTTCTAGTCTAGGAATGGCAGCAGTAAGCACTGATCCATTTGGCACCAGGAAGATGAGCACACCGAGCCTGAACCCACCTACCTTTCAGCAGAGTAAGATGAAGGCCT CTGACCTTTCTCAGGTTTGGCCTGAAGCAAACCAGCACTTTAGTAAGGAGATAGATGATGAAGCCAACAGTTACTTCCAGCGTATCTACAACCACCCACCTCACCCGACTATGTCTGTGGATGAA GTTCTGGAGATGCTGCAAAGGTTCAAAGATTCAACCATCAAGCGGGAGCGGGAGGTGTTCAATTGCATGCTTCGGAACTTGTTTGAGGAGTACCGTTTCTTCCCCCAATACCCGGACAAGGAGCTGCACATCACGGCCTGTCTCTTTGGTGGCATCATTGAAAAAGGGCTGGTCACATACATGGCCCTTGGCCTGGCACTGCGATATGTTCTGGAAGCCTTAAGAAAACCCTATGGATCCAAAATGTATTACTTTGGGATTGCAGCCCTAGATCGCTTCAAAAACAG GTTGAAGGACTACCCTCAGTACTGTCAACATCTTGCTTCAATTGGACATTTCTTACAATTTCCCCACCATTTACAAGAG TATATTGAGTATGGCCAACAGTCACGGGACCCTCCGGTGAAGATGCAAGGCTCCATCACCACCCCTGGAAGTCTGGCACTGGCACAAGTTCAAGCGCAGGCACAGCAACCCGGTGTTCCTAAAGCGCCACAAGCAGGACAGACGAGCACCCTTGTCACCACCACTACAACTACAACCACGGTTGCCAAGACCACGACCATCACAAGGCCAACGCCCAGCAGTTTCAAGAAGGATGTGCCT CCTTCCATTAACACTACAAATATTGACACCCTGCTGGTTGCCACTGACCAAACGGAAAGGATTGTAGAACCTCCAGAGAATGTCCAGGAGAAGATTGCTTTTATCTTCAATAACCTTTCGCAGTCAAACATGACACAAAAG GTTGAGGAGTTGAAAGAGACTGTGAAGGAAGAGTTCATGCCTTGGGTGTCTCAATACCTGGTGATGAAGCGTGTCAGCATTGAGCCCAATTTCCACAGTCTCTACTCCAACTTTCTGGACACACTCAAGAATCCGGAGTTTGTAAAAATGGTCCTCACTGAGACATACAGGAATATCAAG gttttgttgacTTCAGACAAAGCTGCAGCCAATTTCTCTGATCGCTCATTGCTGAAGAACCTGGGCCATTGGCTGGGCATGATTACACTGGCTAAAAACAAGCCCATTCTCTACACG GATCTGGAAATTAAGTCTCTGCTGTTGGAAGCCTATGTGAAGGGCCAGCAGGAGCTACTTTATGTTGTTCCCTTTGTGGCCAAAGTTTTGGAGTCCAGCCTGCGAAGCATG GTTTTCAGGCCCCAGAACCCATGGACCATGGCCATCATGAATGTTCTTGCTGAGCTACATCAAGAACATGACCTCAAG CTTAACCTCAAATTTGAGATTGAAGTTCTATGTAAGAACTTGTCTCTGGATATCAATGACCTGAAGCCAGGAAACTTGTTGAAGGACAAGGAGAAGCTTAAGAGTCTTGAGGAGCAGCTGTCGGCACcaaagaaagaagcaaagcctCCAGATGAAATGCTCCCTGTTACTACATCAG GAGACTTTGTTCCATTTGCAGCTCCACCCTCAACTCCAGCTGCCACCACTACCACTTGCACAACCACAGGGCCACCCACCCCACAGTTCAGTTACCATGACATCAATGTGTATGCTTTGGCAGGCCTGGCACCACACATTAATATCAATGCTAAC ATCCCTCTACTGCAGGCCCATCCTCAGTTGAAGCAGTGTGTAAGGCAATCAGTTGAACGTGCTGTACAGGAGCTGGTGCACCCTGTGGTTGATCGCTCTATCAAAATTGCAATGACAACATGTGAGCAAATCATCAGGAAGGACTTTGCCCTGGATTCAGAGGAGTCCCGCATGCGTGTGGCGGCCCACCACATGATGAGGAACCTGACTGCTGGTATGGCCATGATCACCTGCCGGGAGCCTCTGCTCGTGAGCATTGCTGCTAATCTCAAAAACAGTTTTGCTGCTGCACTGAGG GCACCGACTCCCCAACAGAGGGAAATGATGGAGGAGGCTGCAGCGAGAGTTGCTCAGGAGAACTGTGAACTGGCATGCTGCTTTATTCAGAAAACAGCTGTGGAGAAGGCCGGCCCTGAAATGGACAAGAGGCTTGCCACA GAATTTGAGCTCAGGAAGCATGCACGCCAAGAAGGACGCCGTTACTGTGATCCAGTTGTGTTGACTTACCAGGCTGAACGTATGCCAGAGCAGATAAGACTCAAG gtgGGAGGAGTGGACCCAAAGCAACTCGCTGTGTATGAGGAGTTTGCGAGGAACGTTCCAGGTTTTCTACCCAGTAATGATCTTTCTCAGCCAACTGGTTTCCTGGCTCAGCCAATGAAG CAACAAGCATGGGCCACAGACGATGTTGCACAAATCTATGATAAGTGCATGGCTGACTTGGAGCAGCACCTTCACGCCATCCCTCCAGCTCACTCCATGAACCCCCTGACACAAGCCCTCCGCAGTCTGCTAGAGGCTGTGGCCTTGGCGAGGAACTCCAGAGATGGCATTGCAGCACTTGGACTGCTACAGAAG GCTGTGGAAGGTCTTCTGGATGCCACTAGCGGGGCTGATAATGACTTGCTTCTCCGGTATAGGCAGTGTCACCTTCTAGTCCTTAAAGCCCTCCAGGATGGGCGTGCCTATGGGCCACAGTGGTGCAACAAACAGATCACCAG GTGTCTCATTGAATGCCGGGATGAGTACAAGTACAATGTGGAAGCGGTGGAGCTTTTGATCCAAAACCATCTTGTGAATATGCAACAGTATGATCTACACCTAGCTCAG TCAATGGAGAATGGACTGCACTACATGGCAGTTGCATTTGCGATGCAGTTAGTGAAGCTGTTGCTGGTGGATGAGCGCAGTGTTAGCCATGTCACAGAAGCTGACCTCTTCCACACAATTGAGACTTTAATGAGGACTTGTGCACACTCCAGAGCCACTGCACCTGAAGG TCTTCCTCAGCTGATGGATGTCGTCCGCTCCAACTATGAGGCCATGATTGACCGGGCCCATGGTGGACCGAACTTCATGATGCACTCTGGGATTTCACAGGCTTCTGAGTATGATGATCCCCCAGGCCTGAGGGAAAAGGCGGAGTATCTCCTGAGGGAATGGGTCAACCTGTACCACTCAGCTGCTGCCGGCAGGGATAGCACCAAAGCCTTCTCCGCCTTTGTTGGCCAG ATGCACCAGCAAGGGATTTTGAAAACTGATGACTTGATCACGCGGTTCTTCCGGTTGTGCACGGAAATGTGTGTGGAGATCAGCTATCGGGCGCAGGCTGAACAGCAGCACAATCCAGCAGCAAGTGCAGCCATCATCAGAGCAAAATGCTACCACAACCTGGATGCCTTTGTTAGACTCATAGCCCTGTTAGTCAAGCACTCTGGAGAGGCCTCCAACACCGTGACAAAAATCAACCTCCTCAACAAG GTGCTGGGTATTGTTGTCGGGGTGTTGATCCAGGACCACGATGTTCGCCAGACAGAATTCCAGCAGCTGCCTTACCACCGCATTTTCATTATGCTGCTGTTGGAGCTGAACGCTCCTGAACACGTCCTGGAGACCATCAACTTCCAGACGCTCACTGCCTTCTG CAATACCTTCCACATCCTGAGACCCACAAAGGCTCCTGGCTTTGTGTACGCCTGGCTTGAACTCATTTCCCATCGCATCTTCATTGCACGCATGCTTGCACACACACCACAACAGAAG GGTTGGCCCATGTACGCACAGTTGCTTATTGATCTCTTCAAGTACCTAGCACCTTTCTTGAGGAACGTAGAGCTCAACAAACCTATGCAAATTCTCTAcaag GGCACACTTAGAGTACTACTTGTCCTGCTGCATGACTTCCCCGAGTTCTTGTGTGATTACCATTATGGCTTCTGTGACGTGATCCCGCCCAACTGCATTCAGCTCCGCAACCTCATCCTGAGTGCCTTTCCGCGCAATATGAGGCTCCCTGACCCTTTCACGCCCAATCTCAAG GTGGACATGCTGAGTGAGATCAACATTGCTCCCCGTATCCTTACCAACTTCACAAGCGTCATGCCTTCCCAGTTCAAGAAGGATCTGGACTCCTATCTCAAAACGCGATCACCGGTCACATTCCTCTCTGAGCTGCGTAGCAATCTACAG GTTTCAAATGAGCCGGGGAATCGCTACAACATCCAGCTGATCAATGCTTTAGTGTTGTATGTGGGTACACAGGCTATCGCTCACATCCACAATAAGGGCAGCACCCCCTCCATGAGCACCATCACACACTCTGCACACATGGACATCTTCCAGAACCTGGCTGTGGATCTGGACACTGAAG gacgtTACCTGTTCTTGAATGCCATCGCCAATCAGCTACGCTACCCAAACAGTCACACTCACTACTTCAGCTGCACCATGCTCTATCTCTTTGCTGAGGCCAACACCGAGGCCATCCAGGAGCAAATCACCAG GGTTCTGTTGGAGAGGCTGATAGTGAACAGGCCTCACCCGTGGGGTCTCCTCATCACCTTCATCGAGCTGATCAAGAATCCAGCCTTCAAGTTTTGGAGCCATGACTTTGTGCACTGTGCCCCAGAAATTGAAAA gttGTTCCAGTCGGTGGCCCAGTGTTGCATGGGACAGAAGCAGGCCCAGCAGGTGATGGAAGGCACGGGTGCCAGCTAG